A genomic window from Candidatus Methylomirabilota bacterium includes:
- a CDS encoding acyl-[ACP]--phospholipid O-acyltransferase: MSEGRYTDLLKSFGFQSFLWTQFLGAFNDNVYKIVVAMLAVHVATSAGGGSGQLSLVGAVFILPFFLFSGYAGHAADTFSKRSVLIVTKALEIVAMALGIFAFLSGRIDLMLGVLFLMALQSTFFSPAKYGILPEMLPDKDLSRGNGLIEMTTFLAIILGTSIGSVMFAAWKDHLGWIGLILMVLAVAGTFTSLGISRVPPSGAQKPFRLNPWAEIGKGLTRLYRDRTLWLTVVGISYFWFLGALLQMDIILLGKEVMGLEDFWIGILGTFLAIGIGTGSLAAGRLSGDKVELGLVPLGSVGMGVFSILLAFSTSSYAQTVTALALLGFAGGLFIVPLNTLLQQRSGREEKGRLIATANFVNTGGILLASGVLWTFRDLLHLQADRIILIFGIFTLLATPYILTILPDFLIRFTLWMLTHTLYRIRIVGQQHIPFRGPALLVCNHISHADAPLVGACVQRFIRFMMYRPYYETKVLNWLFRRMKAIPVSGRNRRDILEGLERAREELRQGHVVCIFAEGAVSRTGNLLPFRKGFERIVEGLNVPVIPVHLDQLWGSIFSFKDGKFFWKWPERIPYPVTVSFGTPMPSTTKAEEVRQAIMELGSAAVEYRGSLRDQLHLRFLRTAKRRWFSFAMADSSGEKLTYGGALVRGLILAKWVRNQRLKDSMVGLLLPPSIGGALANIAVLLAGKVPVNLNFTAGREAMTSAIQQCGIRTILTSRIFLAKAKLEEIEGMVFLEEVMKRITPFQKVQTTVLALLFPSRLLQALYTHEDQKPDSLATIIFSSGSTGIPKGVMLSHQNILSNVEGLAQVFWVTNKDRLMGVLPFFHSFGFTGSLWFPLLSGFGVVYHSNPLDAKTVGAMVSKHGATILIGTPTFYAAYLRKCTTEEFSSLRIAIVGAEKLREPIANAFKEKYGLDLLEGYGCTELSPVVSVNIPDFEERTYRQTGLKPGTAGHPIPGIAVKVVDPDTGDPRSYGEEGLLLVKGPNQMVGYLGQPEQTAEVLRDGWYVTGDIAAIDEDGFIRITDRLSRFSKIGGEMVPHIRVEEAINRILADQECIVTAISDDQKGERLVVLYTRKEVTPEALWNQLCKTDLPKLWIPKRESLYYVETIPILATGKVDLRQAKMMAMEKVRG, from the coding sequence ATGTCCGAGGGACGGTATACAGACCTCCTCAAATCTTTTGGCTTCCAGTCCTTCCTCTGGACCCAGTTCCTGGGAGCTTTCAACGACAACGTCTACAAGATCGTCGTCGCCATGCTCGCGGTACACGTGGCGACCAGTGCTGGCGGGGGGAGCGGCCAGCTCTCCCTGGTGGGTGCCGTTTTCATCCTCCCCTTCTTTCTCTTCTCTGGCTACGCGGGCCACGCCGCCGACACCTTCAGCAAACGGTCCGTCCTCATCGTCACTAAGGCGCTTGAGATCGTTGCCATGGCTCTGGGGATCTTCGCTTTCCTTTCCGGGCGGATCGACCTGATGCTAGGGGTCCTGTTCCTGATGGCGCTCCAGTCTACGTTTTTCAGTCCGGCCAAATACGGCATCCTGCCCGAGATGTTACCTGACAAGGATCTCTCCCGGGGCAATGGCCTGATAGAGATGACCACCTTTCTGGCCATCATCCTGGGAACCTCGATCGGCAGCGTGATGTTCGCCGCCTGGAAAGACCACCTTGGGTGGATCGGCCTTATCCTTATGGTACTCGCGGTGGCCGGGACCTTCACCAGTCTCGGGATCTCGCGGGTCCCGCCATCCGGCGCCCAAAAGCCGTTTCGCCTGAACCCCTGGGCTGAGATCGGCAAGGGTCTCACGCGGCTTTACCGTGACCGGACCCTCTGGCTCACGGTGGTGGGGATTTCTTACTTCTGGTTTTTGGGGGCCTTGCTCCAGATGGACATCATCCTCCTGGGCAAAGAAGTCATGGGCCTGGAGGACTTTTGGATTGGAATCCTTGGAACGTTCCTGGCCATTGGCATCGGGACCGGCAGCCTGGCAGCCGGGCGACTGTCGGGGGACAAGGTGGAGCTCGGATTGGTCCCTTTGGGTTCCGTCGGCATGGGAGTTTTTTCAATCCTGCTGGCCTTTTCTACTTCATCTTACGCCCAGACGGTCACGGCCCTTGCCCTGCTCGGGTTCGCGGGCGGGCTCTTTATCGTTCCCTTGAATACCCTCCTTCAGCAAAGGAGCGGCCGGGAGGAGAAAGGCCGGTTGATCGCAACGGCCAACTTCGTGAACACGGGAGGGATTCTTCTCGCCTCTGGAGTCCTCTGGACCTTTCGCGACCTCCTCCATCTCCAGGCGGATCGGATCATCCTCATCTTCGGAATCTTCACACTTCTCGCGACGCCCTACATCCTGACTATCCTCCCCGACTTTCTGATTCGATTCACCCTCTGGATGCTCACCCACACCCTTTACCGAATCCGCATTGTGGGGCAACAGCATATTCCCTTCCGTGGACCAGCGCTTTTGGTTTGTAACCACATTTCTCACGCCGACGCTCCCCTCGTGGGGGCATGCGTGCAGCGATTTATCCGCTTTATGATGTACCGGCCCTATTACGAGACGAAGGTCCTCAACTGGCTCTTTCGCCGCATGAAGGCCATTCCAGTTTCAGGTCGGAATCGAAGAGACATCTTGGAAGGTCTCGAGCGGGCGCGGGAAGAGCTGCGTCAGGGCCACGTGGTTTGTATCTTTGCCGAGGGCGCGGTGAGCCGGACGGGGAACCTGCTTCCATTCAGAAAGGGTTTCGAGAGGATTGTGGAGGGATTGAACGTCCCAGTGATTCCGGTGCATCTTGACCAGCTCTGGGGGAGCATTTTCAGCTTCAAGGATGGCAAGTTCTTCTGGAAGTGGCCCGAGCGCATTCCGTATCCCGTCACGGTGTCATTTGGCACGCCTATGCCCTCCACGACAAAGGCTGAGGAGGTCAGGCAGGCGATTATGGAGCTTGGCAGTGCCGCGGTTGAGTATCGGGGGAGCCTCCGGGATCAGCTGCATCTTCGGTTCCTCAGGACCGCCAAACGGCGATGGTTTTCGTTTGCGATGGCCGACTCCAGCGGCGAAAAGCTTACATACGGGGGAGCGCTCGTGCGCGGCCTGATACTCGCCAAGTGGGTTCGAAATCAGCGCCTGAAAGATTCAATGGTCGGACTCCTACTCCCCCCCTCGATCGGCGGGGCCCTGGCAAATATCGCGGTGTTGCTCGCTGGGAAGGTCCCGGTCAACCTTAACTTCACTGCGGGGCGAGAGGCCATGACCTCAGCCATCCAGCAGTGCGGCATCCGGACGATCCTCACGTCCCGCATCTTTTTGGCCAAAGCGAAACTCGAGGAGATAGAGGGGATGGTCTTCCTCGAAGAGGTCATGAAACGGATCACCCCCTTTCAAAAAGTCCAGACCACCGTTCTGGCCCTGCTCTTTCCCTCTCGCTTGCTCCAGGCCCTATACACTCATGAAGACCAGAAGCCCGACAGCCTTGCCACAATCATCTTCTCCAGCGGGAGCACCGGGATCCCCAAGGGGGTCATGCTCTCCCACCAGAACATCCTCTCCAACGTCGAAGGGTTGGCGCAAGTATTTTGGGTCACCAACAAAGACCGGCTCATGGGGGTCTTACCATTCTTCCACTCCTTCGGCTTTACCGGTAGCCTGTGGTTTCCACTCCTCTCCGGCTTCGGCGTGGTTTATCACTCGAACCCCTTAGATGCGAAGACCGTCGGCGCGATGGTGTCAAAACACGGGGCAACGATATTGATTGGTACCCCGACATTTTATGCGGCGTACCTCCGAAAATGTACGACCGAGGAGTTTTCCTCGCTCCGGATTGCGATCGTCGGCGCTGAGAAATTGCGCGAGCCGATCGCCAATGCCTTTAAGGAGAAGTACGGCCTGGACCTCTTGGAGGGGTACGGCTGCACGGAGCTTTCGCCGGTCGTCTCCGTGAACATCCCGGATTTCGAAGAGAGGACCTACCGGCAGACCGGCCTCAAGCCCGGGACGGCGGGGCACCCCATACCCGGAATTGCCGTGAAGGTCGTGGATCCTGACACGGGCGACCCACGTTCCTACGGAGAAGAGGGCTTGCTCTTGGTAAAAGGCCCCAACCAGATGGTCGGCTATCTGGGGCAGCCCGAGCAGACAGCGGAGGTCCTGCGGGACGGCTGGTATGTCACCGGAGACATCGCCGCGATCGATGAGGATGGTTTCATCCGCATCACGGACCGCCTATCCCGGTTCAGCAAGATCGGGGGCGAGATGGTCCCCCACATTAGGGTGGAAGAGGCCATCAACCGCATCCTTGCGGATCAGGAGTGCATAGTGACAGCGATTTCGGATGACCAGAAGGGTGAACGCCTCGTGGTCCTCTATACCCGCAAGGAGGTCACCCCGGAAGCACTCTGGAATCAATTGTGCAAGACAGATCTCCCCAAGCTCTGGATTCCCAAGCGCGAGAGCCTCTACTATGTCGAGACCATTCCGATCCTGGCAACGGGAAAGGTCGACCTAAGGCAGGCTAAGATGATGGCCATGGAGAAGGTAAGAGGCTGA